Within Macaca nemestrina isolate mMacNem1 chromosome X, mMacNem.hap1, whole genome shotgun sequence, the genomic segment TAACAGGTGTCTACTATTCCAAATGGAGGCAAAGGTTTCAAATTAAACTTTCTAGCCATTTTATATTCCTTAGCAAACAGACAGGAAGCGAGTATCATAGTGGGTTTCTGATCTACCGTGTTTGAAGTGTGTGATAATAGGACCTTACCTCATTTATCATGATCATCTACTTTATTGTGTAAAGGATCTTTTAGTTACCTCCCCGCCCATCCATGTACACGGAAGGGCCATGTACATGGCGAAGCTAGAGACTGTAACCTGAAGATTGggacaaattaaagaaaaaaatgtgatttaacACAATTACAAAAACTGTTACTTTAGGGTCAAACAAGAACCATTTTATGAAACTGAATTACAACAAATGACATTATACCTAACTCTTCGGGGTCGCCACAGCACTTGTACTTACTTAAGCAGCTTAAACTCTTCAGAGTCTCCACAGCACTCTGATACTTACTTAAACAGCTCTTTTAACCTGCCCTAGTATTCTCAAGTGCAGcgtatctaattttttttttcctcagtagtTTGAACACTTGCTGGCTATTTTTTCTGTCCAAGTTCTCAGTAACTTCGACCTGTGTAGTCAGTGGTTCTACACAGCCGACACTACTTCTTACATAACACTCGGTCTCTCTGGCTTCTGTAAAGGGAGAGGGGTTACCTTCCGGAGTCCAGTGCTCTTTGGGCACTTCTGCAACCAGGCAGTGGTAAAAGGGGTGCTCTCCAAAACCATCTTCTAGCAGATCTGCAAGAAGGGGGAACAGGGACGGTAATGGCCTCGGCGAAGGTGACAGGCACCGAACGCTTGTCCCCCGCCCCGCCACTGTTGAATTACCTTTTTCAGTTAAGATTACTTGTTCTTCCATGTATTCATATTTAGCCAGCTCCTGGGGGGATGCACAtaggagagagaaaagcagaaaacaaaatgaggCTCCGGCCGGCCAGCTCAGTGGAAGGGAATGGGGCGGGCGGGGCGGGGTAGCGGCCGGGCCTGGGATGGGCGCAGAAAGGGGAACCGGCTGGGCTCTCACACCGGCCCAGACCTCGAGACGCGAATCACCCCACTCCGGGAAACGGAACCACCTCCACCCTACGCCAAGGGATGAGCTCGGGCTCTCCGCTACCTTGATCAGCCGCAGTATGTCACTGCAGTCGGCGGCAGTGGCTGGGCGGATCACGAATTTAGCCATTTTCgtcttttgcttttcttccctttGCGGACCAGGCCCCTGTACTTGAATAGTAGGAGGAGGTGGTTCCTCATTCGTCTCCCGGGAGCGTCCTCTTCTCAGTCAGGCTGGCACCATGACCCAGGGAACCTCGGCGAGTGACTGATAAACCTTAGTCGACTCGCGACTAAGAGCTGCGCACTTGAACATTGGCCCGGCTTGGCTTTTAAGCGCAAAGAAGCCCCGCCTCGGGCCGTGAGGTGGGGACCTCTCATCCAATGAGGCCGCGGCCCCGGGGCGCATAGTTTCCTCTCCCAGGCACCACCCTCTCTTCCGGGCGCCCGTGTGAACCCGGAGGACAAAAGTTGGGGATGCGGGGCGCGCTGTGGGATTCGCTAGCGGCGCCCTCTAGTGGCACTTCGCGGAgccttggcagaaaccctactgGGAGCCGGTGTGTCCCCCAGTAACCTTTGCAAATGAAAGAGGGGAATTCCCTCTGCGGCCCCCCGACAAGtgacctttctcttttctccttggcCAGTCAGGGAAGCAAACTCAGGAACCCTGGACTTAGGAGATGGGAGGAAGATTAAAGCggcagttctcaaagtgtgatccgGGAGACCCTGCAGATCCCAAGATTCTTTGTAGAGTTTCGGTGGCAGAACTAGTTTTAGAATAATAGACGTCATTTGCCTTTTAAACTCACAATGGAATTTTCCAGAGGCGACCTGATGTCTAATGATGACACTGCTCTTATGACCAAAGGAATGTGAGCTCGTATATTCTTGCGGTTTTTAGAATTTCCTAAGGTAGGTTATTTAGATTTcccaattatctttttttctttatacttgtAGTTTCTAGAgttgacagcatttttttttctcacttttctaaCCTTCTTATACCTTCTTAAATCTCTGATCTTCCTCGACACTTGATCTTGACACCTTTCCTTCTGCCCGAGGTACATTCTTCATAATTTGCTTTAGTAAAGATTTGCTTTTACTAAACTTTCTCAGTTTTGCTTATCTGAATGtgtctttaattcatcttataattccttttttcagactagtcaagtgcagtagtgagaGTAAAATAAGGAGTTTGATCTGTAACTGACTGTGAACAATCAACTGAGATAACTCACTACCTTTGGACCAGCCCATCTTACAATTCTTGAAGGGTTTATTTCACTGTTTATAGATTTTGAGGTTCAGAAGTTTTCCTCTTTCAGCACATTGATGTTATCTGTCTTCTGACTTCGGTTGCTGTTGAAAGTTGTTGTAATCCCTACTTGCTCCATCCTCTATGCTTcatttcctttaacttttttttgaaataattatacatttacaGAATATGTGATGATGTCATTGCTCTggtgaggaaaaaaatatgtgcTTGTGTATTCCTATGTTTTTTACAATTTTCGAAGGTAAGGTCTTTGGATTCCTtgataagttgtttttttttttttttttttttttttttttggtagagacagggtcctcaCCAtcttgctcaggttggtctcgaactcctgggctcaagtgctcctcccacctcggcctcccaaagtgctgggattacaggtgtgagccaccgcaactggctgGATTCCTTGACAAGTTTTAACTGTTCTGAAACCAGAGTGTTTGGGAACATTTGGATtcaagtatagctactcctgtaTTGTACCTCCTGGCCCAAGTATTCAAGCCTTTGTGGAATGAAATGACTTTTCTTTTACAACTCACTTTCCCAAACAGACCCTGCTGAAGGCCTTACTTCGACAGCCCTGCCTGGGTTCAGAAATGAGTCAGAGGATGATTTTCACAGTGATGAAAAGCATAAAAGGGGCCTGCAGTGTCTGCAGTCTGTAGAAGGAGGGATCAGACTATCACCAAAAAACCACCCGTAACATTCaacaagtgattctctgcctttGCTAGGAATATCCTGTatgtagaaaagaaaacagaagtagaTTCTCTGTTACCCTTCCTGCCCTAGGGGGATTCCATGGTTAGTGAGTCACCCTGGGAGTTTATGGAACTCAAATGTCTTTCTCAAAGatctttaaaaatcactttgaTTCTCAACTGCCTAAGTTACAGCTACTAGTCTTTCCTGACAGTGTTGGCTAGACCTTATGGATGACCAGACGGCTTTTTCCTCCTCTGCTTCTGTCTAAAATGTCAGGACTTAGGAGAGCTTGTTATACATTTCAGTAATGTATACCGGTAACAGTACTGTTACCGGTAACAGTAAATTAGACCGCTATGACTAAGCACTAGTGATAGCTGCGTAACTAAAGCAAAACCAAAGCCATCTTCTGTTTGGGTTGCTTAATTTAATAGAACAGGAttgttttggccaggcgtggtggctcacgcctgtaatcccagcactttgggaggccaaggcaggcggatcacgaggtcaggaggtcaggagttcgagaccaacctggccaacatggtaaaaccccgtctctactaaaaataatttttaaaaattgggcatggtggtgtgtgcctgtaatcccagctactcaggaggctgaggcaggagaatcgtttgaacccgggaggtggaggttgcagtgagccaagatcacgccattgcactccagcccgggcaacagggcgagactccgtctcaaaaaaaaaaaaaaaaaaaaaagaagaatagtgattgtttcattaaaatacattatgattttttctgtttattttgtttttctggtttaagtttcttctctctctctctctctttctttctttctttcttttttttgatgaagtctcactctgtcacccaggctggagtgcagtggcgtgatctccactcactgcaacctctgcctcccgggttcaagccattctcctgtctcagcctcctgagtagctgggactacaggcacacgccaccacgcctggctaatttttgtatttttagtagagacagggtttcaccatgttggtcaggctagtctcaaacccctgacttcaggtgatccacctacctcggcctcccaaattgccgggattacaggcgtgagccactgcacccggcctagtttAAGTTTCATGatcttttgctttgctttgtccTTATGACAAGAAGAACCTATTCTGAAAAACAGATggtggccgggagtggtggctcatgcctgtaaacccagcactttgggaggctgaggtggatggatcgcttgagcccaggagtttgagaccaccatggcaacatagggaaaccccgtctgtaccaaaaatacaaaaattagctgggtgtggtggcgtgtgcctgtatcCCGGCTGTTAGAGCTATTAGCctcccagcttgggaggctgaggtgggaggatcacttgagcccaggaggtagacgctgcagtgagccatgatcatgccactgcactccagcctgggtgacagagcgagaccctctctcaaaaaaaccaaaagaaaacagacgGCTGAAAAAGCCCACTGTGACTGTGTTTGTGGACATGAAGAAGCCTAGAACCCTAAGAAATTTGAATGTTTTTCGTGGCAGTGAATCACATTATACTTTTCCATTGTCATGAATGGATAGATGCAACCAgcattacatttatatatttattattattattattttttgaaacagagtctcactctattgcccaggctggagtgcaatggcacaatctcggctcaccgtaacctccgcctcctaggttcaagtgattcttctgcctcagcctcccacctgccaccatgctcagctaattttgtatttttggtagagatggggtttcaccacgttggccaggctggtcccaaactcctgacctcaggtgatccacctgccttggcctcccgaagtgctgggattacaggtgtgagccaccacgtccagccatacacacacacacacacacacacacacacatacacacacatatatatatttatttatttatttattgagacggagttttgctcttgttgcccaggctggagtgcaatggtgtggtctcggctcactgtagcctccacctcccaggttcaagcgattctcctgcctcagcttcctgagtagctgggattacaggcatgtgcctccatgccccactaattttgtatttttagtggaggtggggtttctccatgttggtcaggctggtctcaaactcctgacctcaggtgatctgcctgcctcggcctcccaaagtgctgggattacaggtgtgaaccactgcacctggcctatttttttttttttttaagagacagggtcttgctctgtcacccagacaggagtacagtggcatgatgatagctcactgcagccttgaactcctgggttttggcgatcctcccacctcagcctcctgagtaactgggaccacaggtatatgccaccatgcccggctaatctttacaatcttttgtagagatgggagtctttattttcttcctttcctttcctttcctttcttttcttttctttttttttttttttttttttgagacagagtcttcctctgtcacccaggcaagctctgcctcccagcgtcaagcgattcacccacctcagcctcccgagtagctaggattataggcgtgcaccacaacacccggctaatgaGATGGGAGTCTTTCTATGTTGCTCAGAccggttttgaactcctggcctcaagggattctcctggcttagcctcccaaagtgctgggattacaggcatgagaaatCTCATGCCCAGtgtggaatttatatttaaaatgacatATACAGCTCCTGAACAGCAGGGGGAAAAATGGCGTGAAAAAAGGGATTAATTGTCTAGCATTTGGAAAACTTTCATTTGGTTAGTGAGTCAGCAGATGAACATGTCTTTACTGAGTCTTAAGCTAGGTACTTGGAAGTTTTAAAGGATGACCAAGTTTTGAAACCAGACCTCAGAGTATACACGTTACTTTTAGAGATGTGTGTGTAGTTTTTACAGCAGAATTTAATCTTTGTGAGAAAGAGAATCCCTGTAACTGAGGAGGACTGAGTAGAGGAAGAGTAGTGGGAAGGGAATCAGCCAAGGCATTGTCTTAGGCGGTTTGCCTTAATTgtctcatttgatccttacaactatttttttttttttttttgagacagagtctcgctttgttgcccaggctgaagtgcagtggcatgatctcagctcactgcaacctctgcctcctgggttcaagcgattctcctgcctcagcctcccaagtacctgggattacaggaacgagccaccacacctggctaatttttgtatttttagtagagatggggtttcaccatattggccaagctggtcttcaactcctgacctcaagtgatccaccagcctcggcctgccaaagtgctaggattacaggcgtaaacaaCCGTccccagcttaattttttttttttattttttgagagggagtgtcgctttgtcacccaggctgaagtgcagtggtgtgatctcggctcactgcaacctccacctcctgggttcaagcgattctcctgcctcaccctcctgagtaactgggattacaggcatgtgccaccatacccagcaaaaaaaatttttttttttgagacagagtttcgatcttcttgtcaaggctggagtgcaatggcacgatcttggctcactgcaacctccgcctcccagattcaagtgattctcctgcctcagcctcccgagtagctgggattacaggcatgtgccaccacgcccgactaattttgtgttcttagtagagataggttttctccacgttggtcaggctggtctcaaactactgacctcaggtgatccacctgcctcggccttccaaagtgctgggattacagatgtgagccactgtacctgcccaatttattttttctttaaatttttagtagagacggggtttcatcctgttggctaggctgatctcaaactcctgacctcaggggatcctcccaccttggcctcccaaagtgctaggattacaggtgtgagccaccacaccaggccctatatatatatatttattaaacagggtcttgctctgttgcccaagctggaggacAATaatgcaatcatggttcactgcaaccacgactcctggactcaagcaatcctcccacctcaacctcccgagtggctaggaccacaggcacatgccaccatgcctggctaatctttaactttttttttttttttttttttgtagggataggaTCTTGCTAAGTTGCctaggctagcctcgaactcctggcttcaaggactcctcccgcctcagcctcccaaagtgctgggatgacaggtgtgagttgCCAAGCCTGGCCCTTACAACTATCTTGTGAAGTAAGTAATAGCTCCGTCTTTCCAGTTGGCAAAACATGAGGCTCAACAGGGGTTACAAAATTGTTAAAGCTGGGACATGATAGAGTTATGAATGTTTATGACTTAAGGCTGGTTTTGTTGGACCAAGGGCCACTACTCTCTACCATTCTACcatgaacatttctttttctttttttttttttggacacagtctcattctgtcgcccaggctggagtgcagtgctgcgatcttggctcactgtaacctccgcttcccaggttcaagcgagtcttgtgcctcagcctccgaagtagctggattacaggcacccgccaccaggcctggctaatttttgtatttttagtagagatggggtttcaccacattggccaggctggtctgcaactcctgacctcacgtgatctgcccgccttggcctcccaaagtgctgggattacaggcgcgagcctccgtgcctggccctattttcatttttttttttttttttttgatatatacccagaagtgggattgctggatcatgttacttaaatttttaactttttgaggaatctccctactgttttccatagcagccgcactgttttacattcccaacagtgtgtaaaggttccaatttctctacatctacACCAGCagttgtcattttgttttctgcttatttttattttgtattattattttttaaagtgacaagATCTTtgtttgtcatccaggctggatggagtgcagtggcatgatcctagctcattGAACCCTGAagtccagggctcaagcaatcctcccacttcagccttccaaagcactggaattacaggtgtgagctaccaagCCTAgcctttctttaattttaaaaaatttaaaagtatttttatgtagagatggggtctcactatcttggccaggctggtcttgaactcctaggctcaagtaatcctcctacataggcctcccaaaatactgagattacaggcttgagccaccacacctggccaccttTCAAAAAATAGTGACAGTTAAAATAGATGTGAGGCgatattatagttttaatttgcatttctctgatgattagtgatgctgaatgtctttttatatgcttattgtcCGTTTATACATTTTTTTGGAGATATGTCTATTTAAGTccttcatccattttttttttctttttggagacagggtcttgctctatccggagtgcagtggtgcgatcttggctcactgcagcctctgcctcccaggtacaagcaattctcctacctcagccttccaaagtagctggaattataggtgcatgccacaatgcctggctaatttttttgtatttttaataaagaagggGGTTtagctatgttggccaggctggtctcaaacttctggcctcaagtgatccacctgcctcggcctcccaaagtgctgggattatagtcatgagccactgtgcccagcctccttcatccatttttaaattgtgttatttgttgttttgggtttttgtttttttgtttttttggtttttttttggagacggagtctagctctgtcgcccaggctggagtgcagtggtgcaatctcagctcactgcaacctctgcctcccaggctcaagcaattctcctgcctcagcctcatgagtagctaggattacaggcgcctgccatcatgcctggctagtttttgtatattagtagagatggggtttcaccatgttggccaggctggtcttgaactcctgacctcaggtgatctgcccacctcggcctcccaaagtgctgggattacaggaatgagccacggcgcctggcctagCCAAAACTTAAGGTCTATTTCCTACCAAGCATTGTGCTTGGGGAGTGTCAAAATAAATATGGCATAGTACCTGCCCTCTGGGGACTCACAATTCAATATTACAAGCCCTTAAGGTACTGGTTCTGGTCGGAAAGGATCCAGCCTTCTGGAGAAAAAGGACAGGTACAATTAGAACTGAGGGGCAGATACACGATTCGTGACCCATTCTGTGTGAACTACCTCCTCCGGGCagcccttcctctctcccctcctgagACTGCGTCTAAAAGGAAGACTACTGCCTATCACTCACCTCAGAGATCAAGCCTTTAACTCCTTACAAACACTTAGGGTATCTGAAAAGTGCAGTCAACCATCCTTAGGCCTCCTAAAGTATCAGCTCTTGGGTGGGCgctttggctcatgcctgtaatcccagcactttgggaggtcgagtcgggtggattgcttgagccctggagtttgagaccagcctgggcaacatggcaaaaccccacctctacaaaaaatacaaaagttagctggacattGTGGtccatacctgtagtcccagctacttgggaggctgaggtaggaagatcacacTACTCCTAGAACTTAGCTTCTGAAATGCCACTCCTACACATCTTGGGTTTattcgtttcttttttttctttttttttttttttgagtcagggtgtcactctgtctccaaggctggagtgcagaggtgcgatcatagctcactgcagcctcaaactcctggactcaaacaatcctctcaactcagcctcctatgtagctgagactataagTATGTGccacctggctgggcatggtggctcacacctgtaatcccagcactttaggaggccaaggtgggcatatcacaaggtcaagagattgagaccagcctggccaacatggtgaaaccccatctctactaaaaatacaaaaattagccaggtatggtagtgcgCGCCTGTtgtcctgggaggctgaggcaggagaatagcttgaacctgggagatggaggttacagcgagctgagactacgccactgcactctagcctggcgacacagcgagactttgtctcaaaaaaaaaaaagtatctgccaccatacccagctaatgttttctttttttttttttttttttttttttttttttttttttttgagacggagtctcgctctgtcgcccaggctggagtgcagtggcgcgatctcggctcactgcaagctccgcctcccgggttcacgccattctcctgcctcagcctcccgagtagctgggactacaggcgcccacaaccgcgcccggctaattttttgtatttttttagtagagacggggtttcaccgtggtctcgatctcctgaccttgtgatccgcccgcctcggcctcccaaagtgctgggattacaggcgtgagccaccgcgcccggccatgttttactttttgaagagatgtggtctcactatgttgcccaagctggtctcaaattcctgggctcaagtgttcctcccaccttggcctcccaaagtgctgggattacaggtgtgggccaccatgcctgcttcACGTCTTGGGTTTGTATACCTAGATTGTCCTCAGGTTTATGATTCTACACCTGATCTTATTAGAATTCAGTCGAATTTGTCTTtaattctccattttctctttgAATTCTGACCCTATCCCACAAGGAGTTTTTTTCCTCCCTAATCCCTCTCCTCTCAGCCTCTTTTCAGAATCATCTGCAAACCAGTTccaaaaatggcttttatttagCCAAGAGGCTCATATAGTCTGAGCAACAGAAAGTAAAGATATATAGTCTGAGCAACAGAAAGTAAAGGTTACGAATATAGAAATTTTTCTGATGCACTCTATCTtcaattctttgaaaataatcaggc encodes:
- the LOC139360827 gene encoding uncharacterized protein, with amino-acid sequence MRNHLLLLFKYRGLVRKGKKSKRRKWLNS